A single genomic interval of Cucumis sativus cultivar 9930 chromosome 5, Cucumber_9930_V3, whole genome shotgun sequence harbors:
- the LOC101204884 gene encoding uncharacterized protein LOC101204884 — MRLYYGAKEILKIQKFRRIVSYTGFYLFASVLSYAYTSNTTRAGYSRGDQFYASYPAGTELLTDTTKLYKAALGNCFELEEWGPIEFCIMAKHFDRQGKSPYAYHSQYMAHLLSHGQLDGSG; from the exons ATGCGGCTGTATTACGGAGCCAAAGAGATTCTAAAGATTCAAAAATTTCGCAGAATTGTGTCCTATACTGGATTCTATCTTTTCGCTTCTGTTTTGAGCTACGCTTATACAAGCAATAC AACTAGAGCTGGGTATTCTCGAGGGGATCAATTTTATGCTTCTTACCCTGCTGGTACAGAGCTCTTGACAGACACCACAAAG TTGTATAAAGCTGCTCTTGGTAATTGCTTTGAATTAGAGGAATGGGGTCCAATTGAATTTTGCATCATGGCTAAACATTTTGATCGTCAAGGAAAATCGCCTTATGCATATCATTCT CAATACATGGCACATCTTCTGTCTCATGGACAACTTGATGGAAGTGGGTAG
- the LOC101204645 gene encoding mitogen-activated protein kinase 9 isoform X1 produces MIEKEFFTEYGEATQYEIEEVVGKGSYGVVASAIDTHSGEKVAIKKINNVFEHVSDATRILREIKLLRFLRHPDIVDIKHIMLPPSRREFKDLYIVFELMECDLHHVLKTNDDLTPQHHQFFLYQLLRALKYIHSAHVFHRDLKPKNILANADCKLKICDFGLARASFSDAPSAIFWTDYVATRWYRAPELCGSFFSKYTPAIDIWSIGCIFAEMLGSKPLFPGKSVVHELDLITDLLGTPSAECIAKIRNEKAKRYLSGMRKKDPIPLSKKFPNADPLALRLLERLLAFDPDDRPSAEEALADPYFHGLANLKDEPSRQPISKLEFEFEKRKLTKDDVRELIYREILEYHPQMLKEYLQGSGSHFLYPSGIDRFKRQFDHLEERSGKGERGSPLLRKHASLPRERIYTLGYEDDDDEKHRTGYRNAASIERAAVHSPPAYPLTARNDCNSYNLLRSASISCSKWVD; encoded by the exons ATGATTGAAAAGGAATTTTTCACTGAATATGGTGAAGCTACTCAATACGAGATTGAAGAAGTTGTTGGTAAAGGGAGCTATGGAGTTGTGGCATCTGCCATTGACACTCATTCTGGTGAGAAAGTTGCTATCAAGAAGATAAATAATGTGTTTGAGCATGTTTCTGATGCCACGCGGATTCTAAGAGAAATTAAACTTCTTCGGTTTCTTCGACATCCTGATATTGTCGATATAAAACATATAATGCTCCCTCCATCCCGAAGGGAGTTCAAAGATTTATACATTGTTTTTGAGTTGATGGAGTGTGATCTTCATCATGTACTAAAGACTAATGATGATCTCACTCCTCAGCatcatcaatttttcttatatcaACTTCTTAGAGCATTGAAGTATATACATTCAG CTCATGTGTTCCATAGAGATTTGAAGCCGAAGAATATACTTGCAAATGCAGACTGCAAGCTGAAGATCTGTGACTTTGGACTTGCACGTGCATCTTTCAGTGATGCCCCGTCTGCTATATTTTGGACT GATTATGTCGCTACTCGATGGTACCGTGCTCCTGAACTTTGtggttcttttttctcaaag TATACACCAGCTATTGATATTTGGAGCATAGGATGTATATTTGCTGAAATGTTGGGAAGCAAGCCTTTGTTCCCAGGGAAAAGTGTTGTCCATGAGCTGGATCTAATAACTGACTTACTTGGTACCCCTTCAGCTGAATGTATTGCTAAG ATTCGTAATGAAAAGGCTAAAAGGTATTTGAGTGGCATGAGAAAAAAAGATCCAATACCTCTATCGAAAAAGTTTCCTAATGCAGACCCACTAGCTCTTCGTTTACTTGAACGTCTGCTTGCATTTGATCCTGATGATCGCCCTTCTGCTGAGGAG GCATTAGCTGATCCTTATTTCCATGGACTGGCTAATCTGAAGGATGAACCATCCAGGCAACCCATTTCAAAACTCgagtttgagtttgaaaagagaaagttGACCAAAGATGATGTCAGGGAACTTATATATAGAGAA ATTTTGGAGTATCACCCTCAAATGCTTAAGGAATACCTTCAAGGCTCCGGGAGCCACTTTTTGTATCCCAG tgGAATTGACCGATTCAAGCGACAATTTGATCATCTTGAGGAACGTTCTGGTAAAGGTGAGAGAGGCAGTCCACTTCTAAGGAAGCATGCCTCCTTGCCTAG GGAGCGAATATATACGCTGGGatatgaagatgatgatgatgaaaaaCATAGAACAGGATACCGAAATGCAGCTTCAATTGAACGTGCAGCGGTTCATAGCCCACCTGCTTATCCATTAACTGCTCGGAACGATTGCAATAGTTATAACCTGTTGAGGAGTGCTAGTATAAGTTGTTCTAAATGGGTGGATTAA
- the LOC101204645 gene encoding mitogen-activated protein kinase 17 isoform X2 codes for MIEKEFFTEYGEATQYEIEEVVGKGSYGVVASAIDTHSGEKVAIKKINNVFEHVSDATRILREIKLLRFLRHPDIVDIKHIMLPPSRREFKDLYIVFELMECDLHHVLKTNDDLTPQHHQFFLYQLLRALKYIHSAHVFHRDLKPKNILANADCKLKICDFGLARASFSDAPSAIFWTDYVATRWYRAPELCGSFFSKYTPAIDIWSIGCIFAEMLGSKPLFPGKSVVHELDLITDLLGTPSAECIAKIRNEKAKRYLSGMRKKDPIPLSKKFPNADPLALRLLERLLAFDPDDRPSAEEALADPYFHGLANLKDEPSRQPISKLEFEFEKRKLTKDDVRELIYREILEYHPQMLKEYLQGSGSHFLYPRERIYTLGYEDDDDEKHRTGYRNAASIERAAVHSPPAYPLTARNDCNSYNLLRSASISCSKWVD; via the exons ATGATTGAAAAGGAATTTTTCACTGAATATGGTGAAGCTACTCAATACGAGATTGAAGAAGTTGTTGGTAAAGGGAGCTATGGAGTTGTGGCATCTGCCATTGACACTCATTCTGGTGAGAAAGTTGCTATCAAGAAGATAAATAATGTGTTTGAGCATGTTTCTGATGCCACGCGGATTCTAAGAGAAATTAAACTTCTTCGGTTTCTTCGACATCCTGATATTGTCGATATAAAACATATAATGCTCCCTCCATCCCGAAGGGAGTTCAAAGATTTATACATTGTTTTTGAGTTGATGGAGTGTGATCTTCATCATGTACTAAAGACTAATGATGATCTCACTCCTCAGCatcatcaatttttcttatatcaACTTCTTAGAGCATTGAAGTATATACATTCAG CTCATGTGTTCCATAGAGATTTGAAGCCGAAGAATATACTTGCAAATGCAGACTGCAAGCTGAAGATCTGTGACTTTGGACTTGCACGTGCATCTTTCAGTGATGCCCCGTCTGCTATATTTTGGACT GATTATGTCGCTACTCGATGGTACCGTGCTCCTGAACTTTGtggttcttttttctcaaag TATACACCAGCTATTGATATTTGGAGCATAGGATGTATATTTGCTGAAATGTTGGGAAGCAAGCCTTTGTTCCCAGGGAAAAGTGTTGTCCATGAGCTGGATCTAATAACTGACTTACTTGGTACCCCTTCAGCTGAATGTATTGCTAAG ATTCGTAATGAAAAGGCTAAAAGGTATTTGAGTGGCATGAGAAAAAAAGATCCAATACCTCTATCGAAAAAGTTTCCTAATGCAGACCCACTAGCTCTTCGTTTACTTGAACGTCTGCTTGCATTTGATCCTGATGATCGCCCTTCTGCTGAGGAG GCATTAGCTGATCCTTATTTCCATGGACTGGCTAATCTGAAGGATGAACCATCCAGGCAACCCATTTCAAAACTCgagtttgagtttgaaaagagaaagttGACCAAAGATGATGTCAGGGAACTTATATATAGAGAA ATTTTGGAGTATCACCCTCAAATGCTTAAGGAATACCTTCAAGGCTCCGGGAGCCACTTTTTGTATCCCAG GGAGCGAATATATACGCTGGGatatgaagatgatgatgatgaaaaaCATAGAACAGGATACCGAAATGCAGCTTCAATTGAACGTGCAGCGGTTCATAGCCCACCTGCTTATCCATTAACTGCTCGGAACGATTGCAATAGTTATAACCTGTTGAGGAGTGCTAGTATAAGTTGTTCTAAATGGGTGGATTAA